The window CTCGGGCCCTGCGGCACGAGCGCCCGCACGGAGGATCAAGGATGCCCGGAGAGAACCTGACACACCTCGAGGCGCAGGAGCGCCGCGCGGTCGTCGACGTTCACCACTACGATGTGACCCTCGATCTCACGACCGGCGACGAGACGTTCCGTTCCACGACGGTCGTGCACTTCGATGCCGAGCCCGGTTCGTCGACCTTCATCGATGCCATCACGAGGCAGGTGCACCGGGTCGAGCTGAACGGTGAGGAGCTCGACCCCGCGGTCGTCGCGGACGGCACGCGGATCCAGCTGCCCGGCCTCCGCGAGCGCAACGAGCTCGTCGTCGAGGCCGATGCCGTCTACATGAACACGGGCGAGGGGCTCCACCGCTTCGTCGACCCGGTCGACGGCGAGGTGTATCTCTACACGCAGTTCGAGGTGCCGGACTCGCGTCGCGTCTTCGCGGTGTTCGAACAGCCCGACCTCAAGGCGCAGTTCACGTTCCACGTGACGGCTCCGTCGCGGTGGCAGGTCGTCTCGAACCAGCCGACGCCCGAGCCCGTCGTGGTCGACGCCGAGCGATCGGTGTGGCACTTCCCCGCGACGCCGCGCATCTCGAGCTACATCACGGCGCTCGTCGCCGGCCCCTACGTCGTGCAGCGTGACGAACTGACCTCGAGCGACGGGCGCACCATCCCGCTCGGCGTGTTCTGCCGCGCATCGCTCGCGGAGCACCTGGATGCCGAATACATCTTCGACATCACGAAGCGCGGTTTCGCCTATTACGAGCAGAACTTCCAGGGTCCCTACCCGTTCGCGAAATACGACCAGCTCTTCGTTCCCGAGTTCAACGCGGGCGCGATGGAGAACGCGGGCTGCGTGACGTTCACCGAGGCCTACGTGTTCCGTTCCAAGGTCGAGGACGCCGTGCGCGAGCGTCGCGTCATCACGATCCTGCACGAGCTCGCCCACATGTGGTTCGGCGACCTCGTCACGATGAAGTGGTGGAACGACCTGTGGCTCAACGAGTCCTTCGCCGAGTTCATCTCGACGATCGCGAGTGCCGAAGCGACCGAGTGGACCGAGGCGTGGACCACGTTCAACGCGAGCGAGAAGAGCTGGGCGTACCGGCAGGACCAGCTCCCCTCGACGCACCCGATCGTCGCCGAGATCAACGATCTGCACGACGTGCTCGTGAACTTCGACGGCATCACGTACGCCAAGGGCGGCTCCGTCCTCAAGCAGCTGTTCTTCTGGGTCGGCCGTGAGGCCTTCTTCCAGGGTGTCGCGCAGTACTTCCGGGCTCACGGCTGGGGGAACACGGAACTCTCGGACCTGCTCGTCGAGCTCGAGCGCGCGAGCGGACGCGACCTCGACGAGTGGGCCGCGAAGTGGCTCTCGACCGCCGGGGTGAACACGCTCCGCGTCGAGATCGACGTGGACGGCGAGGGGCTCGTGCGGACGTTCTCCATCGAGCAGTCCGCCACCCCCGAGTACCCGACCATTCGGCCGCACCGCCTCGCGATCGGCCTGTACGAACCGCAGGACGGCACGCTCGTCCGCGTCGACCGGATCGAACTCGATGTCGACGGCGAGTCGACGCACGTGCCCGAGCTCGTCGGGCGCCGTCGGCCGGCCGTGATCCTGCTGAACGACGACGATCTCGCGTACGCGAAGATCCGTCTCGACGACGAGTCGTTCCGGGCGGCCGCGAACGGCCTCGCCTCGTTCGCGTCGCCGCTCGCCCGCGCGCTCGTCTACGGCAGCGCCTGGGACGCGACGCGTGACGCGGAGCTGCGGCCGCGGGAGTTCGTGCGCCTCGTGATCGGTGCGATCGGCGCCGAGACGGAATCGACGACGCGACGCACAGTCCTCGGCCAGCTCGCGACCGCGGCGCGCTTCTACACGGCCGCCGACGATCGCGGCGAGATCATCGAGGTCGTCGCGGACGAGCTCTGGGAGCTCGCGCAGCGCGCCGAGGCCGGCTCGGACGCGCAGTTCGCGTTCGTCAAGGCGTTCGCCGCCCAGGCCCACTCGGCGGCGCAGCTCGATGCGGCCGAGGCCCTGCTCACGGGCGAGACCTCGCTGCCCGGCCTCGAGATCGACACGGACCTGGGTTGGGAACTCGTCGTCGCACTCACGTCGGGCGGTCGACGCACGGCCGCGGACATCGACGCGCGACTGCAGGAGGACAACACGGCCGACGGTCAGCGCGCCGCCGCCCGGGCCCTCGCGTCGATCCCGACGGCCGAGGCGAAGGAGGCGGCGTGGGAGCGCGTCGTCACCCGCACCGACGCGCCGAACGCGATCGTCCGCGCGACCGCGGCGGGGTTCTACCGCGGTGGCGACGACGCCGTGCTCCGCCCCTACGTCGCGCGATACTTCGCGACGATCGGCAGCATCTGGGAGGAGCGCAGCTTCAGCATCGCGGAGGAGCTCATCGAGGGACTCTTCCCGAGCGAGCTCGCGGACGCGTACGTGCGCGACGCGGCGCGGTCGTGGCTCGCCGCGCACGAGGACGCGCCGGCCGCGCTACGTCGACTCGTGATCGAGGGGCTCGCCGGTATCGAGCGCTCGCTGCGCGCGCAGGAGCGCGACGCCGAGGACTGATCGACGCCACGCCCGCTCGAGGCCGTCCGCGTCGCGCGGGCGGCCTCGAGCATGTCGCGCGGCGACGCGGCGGGACCGACCGTGTGCCCGACCGCCCCAGGATTCCCCCACGGTGGGGGCACCTAGAATCGTTCCGCCATGCTTGAGTTCTGGAACAACCTCGTCACGACCCTCACGCCGTTCCGGGTGCCCATCTGGATCGTCGTCTACATCGCGGCGGGATTCGTCATCCGCTGGGGTCTCATCAAGATCATCGACCGCAGCGTCGACGAGATCGTGCACGGTGTGAAGAAGCGCCGCGGTGCGCAGGACACGCAGTCGCTCGCGATCAGCTCACCGCTGGCGGCCGTCCGGACCGTGCAGCGCACCCGCACGATCGGGTCCCTGCTGACGAACATCGTGACGGTCGTCGTCGTGATCGTCGTCGTCTTCCTCATCATCGGCAAGGTGGATCCGGGCATCCTCGCCTCCCTCTCGCTGCTGTCCGCCGCGGTCGGTGCGGGGCTCGGTTTCGGCGCACAGCGCATCGTCGGTGATGTCCTGAACGGCCTGTTCATGGTGGTCGAGGACCAGCTCGGTGTGGGCGACGACGTCGACATGGGACTCGCGAGCGGTGTCGTCGAGAACGTCGGGATCCGCGTGACGCAGGTTCGCGACGTGCACGGCACGCTCTGGTTCGTCCGGAACGGCGAGGTGCAGCGCGTCGGCAGCAACTCGCAGGGCTGGAACCGGGCGATCATCGACCTCGCCGTGCCGTACGACCTCGACCGCGACCACATCGAGGAGGTCATGCTCGAGACCGCGACGACGCTCGCGGACGACCCCGACTGGGCGGAGAAGTTCATCGAGCGGCCATCGATCTGGGGGCTCGAGACGCTGTCTGCGGAGGCCGTCGTCGTGCGTCTCGTGGCCCGCACGCGGGCCGGAGCCCGATGGGACATCGAACGCGAGCTGCGCGCGCGACTCCAGACGGCGTTCAAGGACGCCCACATCTCGCTGCCGCCGCTCAACACGATCGTACTCGACGGCCCGAACGGACTCACACCGCCGTCCGGTCGCCGACCGCACGTCGTCCACCGCGACGCCGAGCCGCAGCCCCGGCCGCGGACCGACTCGGACGACGAGGACGGCCGCTCGTGAGCGGCACACCGATCGGGCTCCGTGGGAGCGACGGGCGCTCGGCCCTCCCCACGCTCTACGACGACGTGGGCGGCATGCCGACGTTCGAGCGCCTCGTCACGGCGTTCTACGAGCGGGTGCAGCACGACGAGGTGCTGTGGCCCATGTATCCGCAGGACGATCTCGAGGGCGCCGTTCTGCGCCTGTCGACCTTCCTCGCACAGTACTTCGGCGGGCCGACGACGTACTCGGACGCGCGCGGCCACCCGAGGCTCCGCATGCGGCACGTCGCGTTCCACGTCAACCCGGACGCGCGTGACCGCTGGCTCCGGCACATGACCACGGCCGTCGACGAACTGGTCGCCGACGGCATCGTGTCGCCCATGAACCGTGCGACGATGCTCGACTACTTCGGCCGCGCCTCGACCGCCATGGTCAACACGTTCGAGCCCACGCCCGAGCCTCCGACCGGGGCCGGCGCATCGACCGGGGCCTGACGCCACCGGGATCGGACGCCACAGACCCCGGGGCCACGCGACCGCATCACCGAGCGGGCTCGCATCGCGCGTCGAACGAACGTGCGCCGACGACGATCGATGCGCCCGCTACCGGTTGGTCGCCGTGTGCCCCCGCAGCCGTTCCGCGAACGCGACCGCGCCGTCCGGGTACAGGGGTGGCCGCCCGGCCGCGAGCGCCTCGAGTGGGAACCAGCCGGCGACGGTGTCGCTGTCGAGCACGGGGCGTCGCTCCTCGATCGGCCAGGCGTCGAGATCGGGGCTCGTGACGGCGAAGACGTGTGCGTACTCGTGGCCGACACGTTCACCGCGCATGAAGTGGCTCTCGAGAACGCCGAGCAGTCGCGCCTCGCGGACCTCGACCGCGAGCTCCTCGGCGAACTCGCGACGAACCGCGTCGACGGAGTGTTCGCCGTAGTCGATCCCACCACCCGGCACGCGGACGAAGAGCTCGTGGCCCGAGCGCGCGGGGTACTCCTCCCCCAACACGAAGCCGTCCCGGACGACGAGCCCGAGGGCGATGTTCCGGATCATCGTCTTCACACCACGATGCTAACGAAGCGGGTCGCGGGGGCGCGATCCGGACCGCACGTCACGAGCCGTCGATCGCGACCGGTTCCGCGACGCGCGGTGCGTTCGCGTGGTGCTGCTGGGCGAGCAGCACGAACGTGTCGAGCAGGGTGCGCCGGAGGACACTTCCGAGGACGACACCCCGGATCATGACGTCGAGCCGGCCGAGCGACGCGACGGCCTGCAGATCCAGCCGCCCGACCTCGTCCGCGATCCGTGCGTAGTCGTCGAGGTGCGCGAGGAGCTCGTCGAGCTCCTCCGCCTGCAGATCGGCGATGGCCCGTTCGGCGGCGAGGTAGGCGGGCGAACCCGGCTCACAGTTCCACCCGCGTGCGCGGACGACCTCGGCGAGTCGCCGACGCGCCTCGGTGTCGGGTTCGCTCCCCTCCACTTCCCCGACGAGCGCGTCCTGCGTGATCGCCATCGCGTCGAGCACGGACGGCCCCTCGTCGAGCGCGTCGAGCACCGTGCGGATCGTGTGCAGCGGAAGCCCCGCGACCCTCGCGAGCGCCCGAATGAGCCTGAGCCGCTCGAGGTGTGATGTGCCGTAGACGGCCTGGTTGACGCCCGTGCGGGTCCCGTGCGGGAGGAGGCCCTCGCGCAGATAGAACTTGATCGTCGCCACGCTCAGACCCGAACGCCGGGCGAGTTCCGCCATCCGCATCTCGCCCTGCTGCCGTTCCACCACGTCGTGACCCCGTTCCGTCATCTCGACCCATCCTTGCGATCCTCGTGTGGATACTACTACTATCCGAAATAGATAGTTCACTACCGATCAGCACCGCCGAACGGAGCCACGATGACCCCGCTGCAACTCGCCGCCGTCCTCGTGGTCGGCTTCGTCGGCTCCGCCGAGTTCGGCTCCGCCGCGTTCGTCCACCCCGTCATCCGCCGCCTCGCGCCGGACGACCAGCTCGTGTTCGAGAAGGGACTCCTGCGGACGTTCGGCCGCGTGATGCCCGTGGGCATGACCGCCGCGGCCGCACTCGGCGTCGCCGCCGCGATCGCGACCCCGACACCACTGCTGGTGACCGCGGCCACGAGTCTCGCTGTCGCGCTCGTCGTGACCATCGTCGGCAACGTGCCGATCAACCTCCGCACGGGACGCATGACCGAGACCACCGCGTCCGACTCGTTCATTCGCATGCGCCGCCGCTGGGACGTGTTCCAGGTCGCCCGCGCGTCCCTCCAGCTGCTCGGCTTCGTACTACTGGCCCTCGGTCTCACGGCCTGGACCTGACCGGCGGAGCACCGCCCGACCGCCCCCGATACCTCCCACACCCGATCGAGAGGATCCGACGACATGACCACGGCACCACCGGACACCCGGCCC is drawn from Pseudoclavibacter chungangensis and contains these coding sequences:
- a CDS encoding NUDIX domain-containing protein, producing the protein MIRNIALGLVVRDGFVLGEEYPARSGHELFVRVPGGGIDYGEHSVDAVRREFAEELAVEVREARLLGVLESHFMRGERVGHEYAHVFAVTSPDLDAWPIEERRPVLDSDTVAGWFPLEALAAGRPPLYPDGAVAFAERLRGHTATNR
- a CDS encoding MerR family transcriptional regulator, coding for MTERGHDVVERQQGEMRMAELARRSGLSVATIKFYLREGLLPHGTRTGVNQAVYGTSHLERLRLIRALARVAGLPLHTIRTVLDALDEGPSVLDAMAITQDALVGEVEGSEPDTEARRRLAEVVRARGWNCEPGSPAYLAAERAIADLQAEELDELLAHLDDYARIADEVGRLDLQAVASLGRLDVMIRGVVLGSVLRRTLLDTFVLLAQQHHANAPRVAEPVAIDGS
- a CDS encoding mechanosensitive ion channel family protein encodes the protein MLEFWNNLVTTLTPFRVPIWIVVYIAAGFVIRWGLIKIIDRSVDEIVHGVKKRRGAQDTQSLAISSPLAAVRTVQRTRTIGSLLTNIVTVVVVIVVVFLIIGKVDPGILASLSLLSAAVGAGLGFGAQRIVGDVLNGLFMVVEDQLGVGDDVDMGLASGVVENVGIRVTQVRDVHGTLWFVRNGEVQRVGSNSQGWNRAIIDLAVPYDLDRDHIEEVMLETATTLADDPDWAEKFIERPSIWGLETLSAEAVVVRLVARTRAGARWDIERELRARLQTAFKDAHISLPPLNTIVLDGPNGLTPPSGRRPHVVHRDAEPQPRPRTDSDDEDGRS
- the pepN gene encoding aminopeptidase N, whose translation is MPGENLTHLEAQERRAVVDVHHYDVTLDLTTGDETFRSTTVVHFDAEPGSSTFIDAITRQVHRVELNGEELDPAVVADGTRIQLPGLRERNELVVEADAVYMNTGEGLHRFVDPVDGEVYLYTQFEVPDSRRVFAVFEQPDLKAQFTFHVTAPSRWQVVSNQPTPEPVVVDAERSVWHFPATPRISSYITALVAGPYVVQRDELTSSDGRTIPLGVFCRASLAEHLDAEYIFDITKRGFAYYEQNFQGPYPFAKYDQLFVPEFNAGAMENAGCVTFTEAYVFRSKVEDAVRERRVITILHELAHMWFGDLVTMKWWNDLWLNESFAEFISTIASAEATEWTEAWTTFNASEKSWAYRQDQLPSTHPIVAEINDLHDVLVNFDGITYAKGGSVLKQLFFWVGREAFFQGVAQYFRAHGWGNTELSDLLVELERASGRDLDEWAAKWLSTAGVNTLRVEIDVDGEGLVRTFSIEQSATPEYPTIRPHRLAIGLYEPQDGTLVRVDRIELDVDGESTHVPELVGRRRPAVILLNDDDLAYAKIRLDDESFRAAANGLASFASPLARALVYGSAWDATRDAELRPREFVRLVIGAIGAETESTTRRTVLGQLATAARFYTAADDRGEIIEVVADELWELAQRAEAGSDAQFAFVKAFAAQAHSAAQLDAAEALLTGETSLPGLEIDTDLGWELVVALTSGGRRTAADIDARLQEDNTADGQRAAARALASIPTAEAKEAAWERVVTRTDAPNAIVRATAAGFYRGGDDAVLRPYVARYFATIGSIWEERSFSIAEELIEGLFPSELADAYVRDAARSWLAAHEDAPAALRRLVIEGLAGIERSLRAQERDAED
- a CDS encoding DUF1772 domain-containing protein is translated as MTPLQLAAVLVVGFVGSAEFGSAAFVHPVIRRLAPDDQLVFEKGLLRTFGRVMPVGMTAAAALGVAAAIATPTPLLVTAATSLAVALVVTIVGNVPINLRTGRMTETTASDSFIRMRRRWDVFQVARASLQLLGFVLLALGLTAWT
- a CDS encoding globin gives rise to the protein MSGTPIGLRGSDGRSALPTLYDDVGGMPTFERLVTAFYERVQHDEVLWPMYPQDDLEGAVLRLSTFLAQYFGGPTTYSDARGHPRLRMRHVAFHVNPDARDRWLRHMTTAVDELVADGIVSPMNRATMLDYFGRASTAMVNTFEPTPEPPTGAGASTGA